Genomic window (Sebaldella sp. S0638):
TCACACCTTACAGAGAATTTGAAACCGGAAGAAACACCTATAAAATGTATCAGTAATTGTATTTTCCCTTGTAAAAGAGGAGAAGGTGCAAGAAAAGTAGGTTATTGTATAGCTGACAGTCTTGGGGATTCGTATCTTGGAAGACTTCAAACAGGTTTATTTTTCTCAGGGGCTAATGGATACAGAGTTAATAAAATGATGTCTGTAAAAGAGCTTATTGATGAATTATTAAATGGAGCGAAATAGTAAATAATTTATAAAAAAGAGTTTTTTCATAATATTTGAAAAAACTCTTTTATTTTATCCCTTAATAAGCACCCTCACAGCCTCCACAGCTGTTTTTATAGCTAATTCCGTATCATCTGCAAAGACATTCTCAAGTCCGAGCTTTTCACGCTCCTGATTAGCCACTGCAAGCAATATTGTTCCTACCCTGACTTTTCTATAACTTCCCACAGTAAATAACGCCGCAGATTCCATTTCAGAGCATAATGCCCCGCCTGCAAGATAAGCCTCCCATTTATGTTTTAAGTCACTTCCCACCGGCATTTTTTCCGGCGTATGCTGTCCGTAAAAAGAATCTTTACAGTGAACTACTCCTATATGATAATTTCTCCCAAGTATTTCCGCTGCTTTTATAAGTGCTGTCATCACTTCATGATTAGCAACCGCAGGAAATTCAAGCGGAAGATACTCCTTACTCGTCCCCTCGTTTCTTATTGCCCCTGAAGCAATTACCAAGTCGCCGCCTTTTATATTAATGTCCATTCCTCCGGCAGTTCCCACTCTTATAAAAGTGTCACCGCCTATATTGGCAAGCTCTTCAAGTGCAATTGCCGCCGACGGTCCTCCTATTCCAGTAGAACACACAGATACCTTTTCACCGTCAAGATACCCTGTATATATGGTATATTCTCTCTTTTGCTGTACTTTTACTGCATTATCAAGATACTTTGCTATCTTCGGCACTCTGTCAGGATCTCCGGGTAATAAAACATATCTGCCTATATCACCTGTTTTACACTTTATATGAAATTCACTTTTCTCAGTCATTATTCTGTTCACCCCTTTTATATGCCGATAATCTCTCCCTGATAAATTCAACAAATTTTTCCCTATTCACTCCCACGGCTACATAAGCATTTTTTTCCTTGCCGTATTTATTTTTCAGGTCTGCTACTGTTTCACCTCTTGTAAACTCTCCTTTAGTCTCCACATCCACATGACAATGCACTGTCTCGAATATTTCAGGCTTTATCAGCTGAGCCACGGCACAAATATCATGCGGAGGATCACCTGCAAAATTTTGTTTTCTGTAAAATTCCCTGTGATATCTCAGGAAATCAGCACCCAGTCTGGCCTCTTTATTTCCCAGAGCTGCTATCTCCTCTATTTCATTATCATATACCAATGCATTAAATGTCATATTTAAGCCGCTCATAATTACGGGAATTCCTGATTCAAAAAGAATTCTTGCAGCTTCAGGATCATTTGATATATTGGCTTCTGCTACCGGGGACTTATTTCCCATTCCCACTGCACCGCCCATTATAGACACTTTTTCTATTTTCTCCTTTAATTCAGGATACTTTTTCAGTGCTGTCCCTATATTAGTCAAAGGGCCTGTAGCAATTAAAGTTATTTTTTCATCACTGTTCATTGCAATTTCATAGATAGTCTCTACTGCGTTTTTATCATATGGTCTAAAATCAGTTTCCGGGAGATTTATATTTTTAAACCCGTCCTCACCATGTACATAAGGTGCAATATCAGTTTTCCCAATTGTAGACTCAAATGCTCCCATTGCTACTTTCACATCTTTCCTTCCAAGAAAATCCATAAGTCTTAATGCATTTCTGGTTGTATTTTCCACTGTGGAACATCCAAAAGCTGTGGTTATAGCTTTTATATCAAATCCTTCATAACTGAATGCAGTCAGCAGAGCTATCCCGTCATCCAGTCCCGGATCACAATCAAATATAATTTTCATACTTATCCGTCACTTTCTTTTTATGTAAAATTCATAATATTTTGGGACACAGTAAGTTTTCATAGTGGCAATA
Coding sequences:
- a CDS encoding nucleoside hydrolase yields the protein MKIIFDCDPGLDDGIALLTAFSYEGFDIKAITTAFGCSTVENTTRNALRLMDFLGRKDVKVAMGAFESTIGKTDIAPYVHGEDGFKNINLPETDFRPYDKNAVETIYEIAMNSDEKITLIATGPLTNIGTALKKYPELKEKIEKVSIMGGAVGMGNKSPVAEANISNDPEAARILFESGIPVIMSGLNMTFNALVYDNEIEEIAALGNKEARLGADFLRYHREFYRKQNFAGDPPHDICAVAQLIKPEIFETVHCHVDVETKGEFTRGETVADLKNKYGKEKNAYVAVGVNREKFVEFIRERLSAYKRGEQNND
- the udp gene encoding uridine phosphorylase, translated to MTEKSEFHIKCKTGDIGRYVLLPGDPDRVPKIAKYLDNAVKVQQKREYTIYTGYLDGEKVSVCSTGIGGPSAAIALEELANIGGDTFIRVGTAGGMDINIKGGDLVIASGAIRNEGTSKEYLPLEFPAVANHEVMTALIKAAEILGRNYHIGVVHCKDSFYGQHTPEKMPVGSDLKHKWEAYLAGGALCSEMESAALFTVGSYRKVRVGTILLAVANQEREKLGLENVFADDTELAIKTAVEAVRVLIKG